In Rhodoferax koreense, a genomic segment contains:
- a CDS encoding response regulator, whose product MDEHTPLRTTAKRTVLVVDDTPDNLALMSGLLKDTYRVKLASSGARALQITTARPLPDLILLDIMMPDMDGYEVMRHLRADPETADIPVIFLTAMSASDDEKTGLDMGAVDYITKPINPAIVLARVHNHIELKLARDFLQDQRRLLAHEVQLRTREIVAIQDVTVRAMALLAETRDNETGNHIRRTQHYVRALALALQRHPRFCEELTPDNIDLLFKSAPLHDIGKVGIPDRILLKPGMLEPEEFEIMKTHTTLGHDAIVNAESEQGTEMPFLRFAKEITKSHQEKWDGSGYPEGLIGELIPVSARLMAVADVYDALISRRAYKSAFPHETAFDIIQAGSGSHFDPDVVEAFVGVAEEFRHIAQRYADDEAVLAHQVARLAADMPAEHIELDSKL is encoded by the coding sequence ATGGACGAACACACACCGCTGCGAACCACCGCGAAGCGCACCGTGCTGGTGGTCGACGACACGCCCGACAACCTGGCGCTGATGAGCGGGCTGCTCAAGGACACCTACCGCGTGAAGCTGGCCTCGAGCGGCGCGCGCGCGCTGCAGATCACCACCGCAAGGCCGCTCCCCGACCTGATCCTGCTCGACATCATGATGCCCGACATGGACGGCTACGAGGTGATGCGCCACCTGCGCGCCGACCCCGAGACCGCCGACATCCCGGTGATCTTCCTCACCGCGATGAGCGCCAGCGACGACGAGAAAACCGGCCTGGACATGGGTGCGGTCGACTACATCACCAAGCCGATCAACCCGGCCATCGTGCTGGCCCGCGTGCACAACCACATCGAACTGAAGCTGGCGCGCGACTTCCTGCAGGACCAGCGCCGCCTCCTTGCGCACGAGGTGCAGCTGCGCACGCGCGAGATCGTGGCGATCCAGGACGTGACGGTGCGCGCCATGGCGCTGCTGGCCGAAACCCGCGACAACGAGACCGGCAACCACATCCGCCGCACGCAGCACTATGTGCGCGCGCTGGCCCTGGCGCTGCAGCGGCACCCGCGCTTCTGCGAGGAACTCACGCCGGACAACATCGACCTGCTGTTCAAGTCGGCACCGCTGCACGACATCGGCAAGGTCGGTATTCCGGACCGCATCCTGCTCAAGCCCGGCATGCTCGAGCCCGAGGAGTTCGAGATCATGAAGACCCATACCACGCTGGGGCACGATGCCATCGTGAACGCCGAAAGCGAACAGGGCACGGAAATGCCGTTCCTGCGCTTCGCCAAGGAGATCACCAAGAGCCACCAGGAGAAGTGGGACGGCAGCGGCTATCCCGAAGGCCTGATCGGCGAGTTGATCCCGGTCTCGGCACGCCTGATGGCGGTGGCCGACGTGTACGACGCGCTGATCTCCCGACGTGCCTACAAGTCCGCATTCCCGCACGAGACGGCGTTCGACATCATCCAGGCCGGCAGCGGCAGCCATTTCGATCCCGACGTGGTCGAAGCCTTCGTCGGCGTCGCCGAGGAATTCCGCCACATCGCGCAGCGTTATGCCGACGATGAAGCCGTGCTCGCACACCAGGTGGCGCGCCTGGCGGCCGACATGCCGGCCGAACACATCGAGCTGGATTCGAAGCTGTAG
- a CDS encoding VOC family protein, with translation MTTSRPRPFKVLGIQQIAIGGPDKLRLQKLWVDMLGLEVTGTFKSERENVDEDICAIGSGPFKVEVDLMQPLDPDRKPAVHATPLNHVGLWIDDLPSAVAWLTAQGVRFAPGGIRRGAAGFDICFLHPKASDDFPIAGEGVLIELVQAPPEVVSAFARLAAG, from the coding sequence ATGACGACCTCCCGGCCACGTCCCTTCAAGGTCCTCGGTATCCAGCAGATCGCCATCGGCGGCCCGGACAAGCTGCGGCTGCAGAAGCTCTGGGTCGACATGCTCGGCCTGGAAGTCACCGGCACGTTCAAGAGCGAACGCGAGAACGTCGACGAGGACATCTGTGCCATTGGCAGCGGTCCGTTCAAGGTCGAGGTCGACCTGATGCAGCCACTCGACCCGGATCGCAAGCCCGCCGTGCACGCCACGCCGCTGAACCACGTGGGCCTGTGGATCGACGACCTGCCCAGTGCGGTGGCATGGCTCACGGCACAGGGCGTGCGCTTCGCGCCGGGCGGCATCCGCCGGGGCGCGGCCGGCTTCGACATCTGCTTCCTGCATCCGAAGGCGAGCGACGACTTCCCGATCGCAGGGGAAGGCGTGCTCATCGAGTTGGTGCAGGCGCCGCCGGAGGTGGTGAGCGCGTTCGCCAGGCTGGCCGCCGGCTGA
- a CDS encoding cupin domain-containing protein — translation MTPEEFKLELAAHRFPPPVLVSRDATYALGDHAHDFDACALILEGEITLTLAGVATTYAAGDVFRVPAGQVHEEQAGAAGVQYLAGRRDPKDRP, via the coding sequence ATGACGCCCGAAGAGTTCAAGCTTGAACTGGCCGCCCACCGTTTCCCGCCGCCCGTTCTGGTGTCGCGTGACGCGACCTATGCGCTTGGCGACCATGCGCACGATTTTGATGCCTGCGCGCTGATCCTGGAGGGTGAGATCACGCTGACGCTGGCCGGCGTGGCCACCACCTATGCCGCGGGCGACGTGTTCAGGGTGCCGGCGGGGCAGGTGCACGAGGAACAAGCCGGTGCCGCGGGTGTGCAATACCTGGCGGGCCGGCGTGATCCGAAGGATCGGCCATGA
- a CDS encoding acetyl-CoA carboxylase biotin carboxylase subunit: MFEKILIANRGEIACRVIKTARKMGIKTVAVYSDADRDARHVELADEAVHIGPSPSRESYLQADKIIAACKETGAQAVHPGYGFLSENAGFAKRVEEEGIVFIGPKHYSIAAMGDKIESKKLAGAAGVNCIPGVNDAIDTPERAVEIARGIGYPVMIKASAGGGGKGLRVAFNDKEAFDGFTSCRNEARNSFGDDRVFIEKFVEEPRHIEIQLLGDSHGNVLYLNERECSIQRRHQKVIEEAPSPFISDATRRAMGEQAVALAKAVKYQSAGTVEFVVGKDQSFYFLEMNTRLQVEHPVTECITGLDLVELMIRVAAGEKLPLTQAEVKREGWAIECRINAEDPFRNFLPSTGRLVKFQPPKETMFAASVRPEPVEGAFQDDPFARASTGSARTDVFGVRVDTGVQDGGEIPMYYDSMIAKLIVHGHDRLEAIAKMREALNGFVIRGISSNIPFQSALLAHPKFVAGDFNTGFIAEHYAHGFRAEDVPHGDPDFLLALAAFVHRRYRNRATGISGQMAGHEVEVGNAFVVVALGAQGQKTAHPVQVTEFEGKTGSSLVQMGGRSYQFCSNARLGSERIHGTCNGAPFTAQVERGGPGRPSRNPLALRIAHNGTQIDAMVLSPRAAELHALMPYKAPPDMSRYVLSPMPGLLVEVAVQVGQKVQAGERVAVIEAMKMENVLFAAADGVVGKVLAAKGESLSVDQPIVEFA; encoded by the coding sequence ATGTTTGAAAAAATCCTCATCGCCAACCGCGGCGAGATCGCCTGCCGTGTCATCAAGACCGCCAGGAAGATGGGCATCAAGACCGTGGCCGTGTACTCCGATGCGGACCGCGATGCGCGCCATGTCGAACTCGCCGACGAGGCCGTGCACATCGGCCCCTCGCCGAGCCGCGAGAGTTACCTGCAGGCCGACAAGATCATCGCCGCCTGCAAAGAAACGGGTGCGCAGGCGGTGCATCCGGGCTACGGCTTCCTGAGCGAGAACGCGGGCTTCGCCAAACGCGTGGAAGAAGAGGGCATCGTTTTCATCGGTCCGAAGCATTATTCGATCGCGGCCATGGGCGACAAGATCGAATCCAAGAAGCTCGCGGGTGCGGCCGGGGTGAACTGCATCCCCGGCGTGAACGACGCCATCGACACGCCCGAGCGCGCGGTGGAGATCGCCCGTGGCATCGGTTATCCGGTGATGATCAAGGCCAGTGCCGGCGGCGGTGGCAAGGGCTTGCGCGTGGCGTTCAACGACAAGGAAGCTTTCGACGGCTTCACCAGTTGCCGCAACGAGGCACGCAACAGCTTCGGCGACGACCGCGTGTTCATCGAGAAGTTCGTCGAGGAGCCGCGCCATATCGAGATCCAGCTGCTGGGCGATTCGCACGGCAATGTGTTGTATCTGAACGAGCGCGAGTGCTCGATCCAGCGGCGCCACCAGAAGGTGATCGAGGAGGCGCCTTCGCCCTTCATCAGCGACGCCACGCGCCGCGCCATGGGTGAGCAGGCCGTGGCGCTGGCCAAGGCGGTGAAGTACCAGAGCGCGGGCACGGTGGAGTTCGTGGTCGGCAAGGACCAGAGCTTCTACTTCCTGGAGATGAACACCCGGCTGCAGGTAGAGCATCCGGTCACCGAATGCATCACGGGTCTGGACCTGGTGGAGCTGATGATCCGCGTGGCCGCGGGCGAGAAGCTGCCGCTCACGCAGGCCGAGGTCAAGCGCGAGGGCTGGGCCATCGAGTGCCGCATCAATGCCGAGGACCCGTTCCGCAACTTCTTGCCCAGCACCGGCCGCTTGGTGAAGTTCCAGCCGCCGAAGGAAACCATGTTTGCCGCCTCCGTTCGTCCTGAGCCTGTCGAAGGCGCTTTTCAGGATGATCCGTTTGCCAGGGCTTCGACAGGCTCAGCCCGAACGGATGTATTCGGCGTGCGGGTGGACACCGGCGTGCAGGACGGCGGCGAGATCCCGATGTACTACGACTCGATGATCGCCAAGCTCATCGTGCATGGTCACGACCGCCTCGAGGCCATCGCCAAGATGCGCGAGGCGCTCAACGGCTTCGTGATCCGCGGCATCAGCAGCAACATCCCGTTCCAGTCAGCCCTGCTCGCCCATCCGAAGTTCGTGGCCGGCGACTTCAACACCGGCTTCATCGCCGAGCACTACGCCCACGGCTTCCGCGCCGAAGACGTGCCGCATGGCGATCCGGACTTCCTGCTGGCGCTGGCGGCCTTCGTGCACCGGCGCTACCGCAACCGCGCCACCGGCATCAGCGGCCAGATGGCCGGGCACGAGGTGGAGGTGGGCAACGCCTTCGTGGTCGTCGCGCTGGGCGCGCAAGGGCAGAAGACGGCGCATCCGGTGCAGGTCACAGAGTTTGAAGGAAAAACCGGCTCCAGCCTTGTACAGATGGGCGGCAGGAGCTATCAGTTTTGTAGCAACGCGCGGCTTGGCAGCGAACGCATCCACGGCACCTGCAACGGCGCGCCGTTTACCGCGCAGGTGGAGCGCGGCGGGCCGGGCCGGCCTTCGCGCAATCCGCTGGCCTTGCGCATCGCCCACAACGGCACGCAGATCGACGCGATGGTGCTGTCGCCGCGCGCCGCCGAACTGCATGCGCTGATGCCGTACAAGGCGCCGCCGGACATGAGCCGCTACGTGCTGTCGCCGATGCCCGGCCTGTTGGTGGAGGTGGCGGTGCAGGTCGGCCAGAAGGTGCAGGCCGGCGAGCGGGTGGCGGTGATCGAGGCGATGAAGATGGAGAATGTCCTGTTCGCCGCGGCCGATGGCGTGGTGGGCAAGGTGCTGGCCGCCAAGGGCGAGTCGCTGAGCGTGGACCAGCCCATCGTCGAATTCGCCTGA
- a CDS encoding acyl-CoA carboxylase subunit beta yields MKDILEQLEKKRAAARLGGGQKRIAAQHGKGKLTARERLDILLDEGTFEEWDMFVEHRSVDFGMADNKIPGDGVVTGYGMINGRLVFVFSQDFTVFGGALSEAHAEKICKVMDQAMKVGAPVIGLNDSGGARIQEGVASLGGYADVFQRNVMASGVVPQISMIMGPCAGGAVYSPAMTDFIFMVKDSSYMFVTGPEVVKTVTHEEVTAEELGGGITHTTRSGVADLAFENDVEALLMLRRLYNYLPLNNREKAPVRPSNDPADRLDASLDTLVPNNPNQPYDMKELIAKTVDDGEFFEIQPEYAKNIVIGFARMEGQTVGIVANQPLVLAGCLDIKSSIKAARFVRFCDAFNIPVITFVDVPGFMPGTSQEYGGIIKHGAKLLYAYAECTVPKITVITRKAYGGAYDVMASKHLRGDVNFAWPNAEIAVMGAKGAVEIIFREDKNDPAKLAAREAEYKARFANPFVAGARGFIDDVILPSETRKRICRSLVMLRDKKLENPWRKHGNIPL; encoded by the coding sequence ATGAAAGACATCCTCGAACAACTCGAGAAAAAGCGTGCCGCGGCACGGCTCGGCGGCGGCCAGAAGCGCATCGCCGCGCAACACGGCAAGGGCAAGCTCACGGCGCGCGAGCGGCTCGACATCCTGCTCGACGAGGGTACCTTCGAAGAGTGGGACATGTTTGTCGAACACCGTTCGGTGGACTTCGGCATGGCCGACAACAAGATCCCCGGCGACGGCGTGGTCACCGGCTACGGCATGATCAATGGCCGCCTGGTGTTCGTCTTCAGCCAGGACTTCACCGTGTTCGGCGGCGCCTTGAGCGAGGCCCATGCCGAGAAGATCTGCAAGGTGATGGACCAAGCCATGAAGGTCGGCGCGCCGGTGATCGGCCTGAACGACTCCGGCGGCGCGCGCATCCAGGAAGGCGTGGCCTCGCTCGGCGGTTATGCCGACGTGTTCCAGCGCAACGTGATGGCCTCGGGCGTCGTGCCGCAGATCAGCATGATCATGGGCCCCTGCGCGGGCGGCGCCGTGTACTCGCCGGCCATGACCGACTTCATCTTCATGGTGAAGGACAGCAGCTACATGTTCGTCACCGGCCCCGAGGTGGTGAAGACCGTGACGCACGAAGAGGTGACGGCGGAGGAACTCGGTGGCGGCATCACCCACACCACGCGCAGCGGCGTGGCCGACCTGGCCTTCGAGAACGACGTGGAGGCGCTGCTGATGCTGCGCCGCCTCTACAACTACCTGCCGCTGAACAACCGCGAGAAGGCGCCGGTGCGGCCCAGCAACGACCCGGCCGATCGGCTCGACGCCAGCCTCGACACCCTGGTGCCGAACAACCCGAACCAGCCCTACGACATGAAGGAGCTGATCGCCAAGACGGTGGACGACGGCGAGTTCTTCGAGATCCAGCCCGAATACGCCAAGAACATCGTCATCGGCTTCGCGCGCATGGAGGGCCAGACGGTGGGCATCGTGGCCAACCAGCCGCTGGTGCTGGCTGGCTGCCTGGACATCAAGAGCAGCATCAAGGCCGCGCGCTTCGTGCGCTTCTGCGATGCGTTCAACATCCCCGTGATCACCTTCGTCGACGTGCCCGGCTTCATGCCCGGCACCAGCCAGGAATACGGCGGCATCATCAAGCACGGTGCCAAGCTGCTCTACGCGTACGCCGAGTGCACGGTGCCCAAGATCACCGTGATCACGCGCAAGGCCTACGGCGGCGCCTACGACGTGATGGCCTCCAAGCACCTGCGCGGCGACGTCAACTTCGCCTGGCCGAACGCCGAGATCGCGGTGATGGGCGCCAAGGGCGCGGTGGAGATCATCTTCCGCGAGGACAAGAACGACCCGGCCAAACTCGCCGCGCGCGAGGCCGAATACAAGGCGCGGTTCGCCAACCCTTTCGTGGCCGGCGCGCGCGGCTTCATCGACGACGTGATCCTGCCCAGCGAAACGCGCAAGCGGATCTGCCGTTCGCTGGTGATGTTGAGGGACAAGAAGCTCGAGAACCCGTGGCGCAAGCACGGGAATATTCCGCTGTGA
- the meaB gene encoding methylmalonyl Co-A mutase-associated GTPase MeaB, which yields MAKAITLLESTRADHRAQADELLTALLPHTGRSFRLGISGVPGVGKSTFIEALGLHLIALGHRVAVLTIDPSSTVSGGSILGDKTRMEKLSVHERAYIRPSPSSGTLGGVAEKTREAMLVCEAAGYDVVIVETVGVGQSETAVASMTDMFVLMQLPNAGDDLQAIKKGVMEIADLVVINKADLDADAAMRAGSQITSALRLFGLVNNAMGHAQAEDFDRQWQPRVLQLSALHNRGVDAFWTTVTQFQALQAANGRHAARREQQALAWMWERIEAGLKNAFRADPAVQACLPELSRAVVAGQAVPSAAARQLLGLLFKGAA from the coding sequence ATCGCCAAGGCCATCACCCTGCTCGAATCCACGCGCGCCGACCATCGCGCGCAGGCGGACGAACTGCTCACGGCCCTGCTGCCGCATACCGGCAGATCCTTCCGCCTGGGCATCAGCGGCGTGCCGGGCGTGGGCAAATCCACCTTCATCGAGGCGCTGGGACTGCACCTGATCGCGCTGGGCCACCGGGTGGCGGTGCTCACCATCGATCCGTCCTCCACCGTCTCCGGCGGCTCCATCCTCGGCGACAAGACGCGCATGGAAAAGCTTTCGGTGCACGAGCGCGCCTACATCCGGCCGAGCCCGAGCAGCGGCACACTCGGCGGCGTGGCCGAGAAGACGCGCGAGGCGATGCTGGTCTGCGAGGCGGCGGGCTACGACGTGGTGATCGTCGAAACCGTGGGCGTGGGCCAGAGTGAGACGGCGGTGGCCAGCATGACCGACATGTTCGTGCTCATGCAGTTGCCCAATGCCGGCGACGACCTGCAGGCGATCAAGAAGGGCGTGATGGAAATCGCCGACCTGGTGGTCATCAACAAGGCCGACCTCGATGCCGATGCCGCCATGCGCGCAGGGTCGCAGATCACCTCGGCCCTGCGGCTGTTCGGCCTGGTCAACAACGCCATGGGCCATGCCCAGGCGGAGGATTTCGACAGGCAGTGGCAACCGCGCGTGCTGCAGCTCAGCGCCCTGCACAACCGCGGCGTGGATGCCTTCTGGACGACCGTCACGCAGTTCCAGGCGTTGCAGGCGGCCAATGGCCGGCATGCGGCGCGGCGCGAGCAGCAGGCGCTGGCCTGGATGTGGGAGCGGATCGAAGCCGGGCTGAAGAATGCATTCCGCGCCGATCCGGCCGTGCAGGCCTGCCTGCCGGAACTCTCGCGCGCCGTGGTGGCCGGCCAAGCCGTACCGTCGGCGGCGGCGCGCCAGTTGCTGGGCCTGCTGTTCAAGGGGGCCGCATGA
- the scpA gene encoding methylmalonyl-CoA mutase: protein MPSPQADSPAQAEFNPSDLAAWAKAAAKSAPGGDVAALGWLTPDGIMVKPLYTAEDTAGLAYTNTLPGFEPYIRGPQATMYAVRPWTIRQYAGFSTAEESNAFYRKALAAGGQGVSVAFDLATHRGYDSDHPRVTGDVGKAGVAIDSVEDMKILFDQIPLDKVSVSMTMNGAVLPVLAGYVVAAEEQGVAQDQLSGTIQNDILKEFMVRNTYIYPPEPSMRIIGDIIEYTAQKMPKFNSISISGYHMQEAGANQALELAFTLADGKEYVKTAIAKGMDVDEFAGRLSFFWAIGMNFYLEVAKMRAARLLWCRIMKGFDAKKAKSLMLRTHCQTSGWSLTEQDPYNNVVRTTIEAMAAVFGGTQSLHTNSFDEAIALPTEFSARIARNTQLIIQEETHITNVIDPWAGSYMMEKLTQDMADAAWTIIEEVDAMGGMTKAVDSGWAKLKIEAAAAEKQARIDSGKDVIVGVNKYKLKTEDAIESRDIDNVAVRDGQIARLKNIKQKRDQAQVESALAALTFAAESGEGNLLDLSIQAVRLRATVGEVSDALEKVYGRHRADTQKVTGVYAAAYDSAEGWENLKTEINAFAEAQGRRPRVMISKLGQDGHDRGAKVVATAFADLGFDVDMGPLFQTPEECARQAIENDVHAVGVSTLAAGHKTLVPAIIAELKKQGADDIIVFVGGVIPRQDYEMLYEAGVKGIYGPGTPIPASAKDVLEQIRKAVS, encoded by the coding sequence ATGCCAAGCCCCCAAGCTGATTCCCCTGCCCAAGCCGAATTCAATCCATCCGACCTGGCCGCATGGGCCAAGGCCGCCGCCAAGTCGGCGCCTGGCGGCGACGTGGCCGCGCTCGGCTGGCTCACGCCGGACGGCATCATGGTCAAGCCGCTCTACACCGCCGAGGACACGGCCGGCCTTGCCTACACCAACACCTTGCCCGGCTTCGAGCCCTACATCCGCGGCCCCCAGGCGACCATGTACGCGGTGCGGCCCTGGACCATTCGGCAATATGCGGGCTTCTCCACGGCCGAGGAATCGAACGCCTTCTACCGCAAGGCGCTGGCCGCCGGCGGGCAGGGCGTCTCCGTGGCGTTCGACCTGGCCACGCACCGCGGCTACGACAGCGACCATCCGCGCGTGACCGGCGATGTCGGCAAGGCCGGCGTGGCCATCGACAGCGTGGAGGACATGAAGATCCTGTTCGACCAGATCCCGCTGGACAAGGTCAGCGTCTCCATGACCATGAACGGCGCGGTGCTGCCGGTGCTGGCCGGCTACGTGGTGGCGGCGGAAGAGCAGGGCGTGGCGCAGGACCAGTTGAGCGGGACCATCCAGAACGACATCCTCAAGGAGTTCATGGTCCGAAACACCTACATCTACCCGCCCGAGCCGAGCATGCGCATCATCGGCGACATCATCGAATACACGGCGCAGAAGATGCCGAAGTTCAACTCGATCAGCATCAGCGGCTACCACATGCAGGAGGCCGGCGCGAACCAGGCGCTGGAGCTGGCCTTCACCCTGGCCGACGGCAAGGAATACGTGAAGACGGCCATCGCCAAGGGCATGGACGTGGACGAATTCGCCGGCCGCCTGAGCTTCTTCTGGGCCATCGGCATGAACTTCTACCTCGAGGTGGCCAAGATGCGCGCGGCGCGGCTCCTGTGGTGCCGCATCATGAAGGGCTTCGACGCCAAGAAGGCCAAGAGCCTGATGCTGCGCACGCACTGCCAGACCAGCGGCTGGAGCCTGACCGAGCAGGACCCCTACAACAACGTGGTGCGCACCACCATCGAGGCCATGGCCGCGGTGTTCGGCGGCACGCAGAGCCTGCACACCAACAGCTTCGACGAGGCCATTGCCCTGCCCACCGAGTTCAGCGCGCGCATCGCGCGCAACACCCAGCTCATCATCCAGGAAGAAACCCACATCACCAATGTGATCGATCCCTGGGCCGGCAGCTACATGATGGAAAAGCTCACCCAGGACATGGCCGATGCCGCCTGGACCATCATCGAGGAAGTCGATGCCATGGGTGGCATGACGAAGGCCGTGGACAGCGGTTGGGCCAAGCTGAAGATCGAAGCGGCGGCGGCCGAGAAACAGGCACGCATCGATTCGGGCAAGGACGTGATCGTCGGCGTCAACAAATACAAGCTCAAGACGGAAGACGCCATCGAGAGCCGCGACATCGACAACGTGGCCGTGCGCGACGGGCAGATCGCGCGCTTGAAAAACATCAAGCAAAAACGCGATCAGGCGCAGGTTGAAAGCGCGCTGGCTGCTCTCACTTTTGCAGCAGAAAGCGGTGAAGGCAACCTGCTCGACCTGAGCATCCAGGCCGTGCGCCTGCGCGCCACCGTCGGCGAAGTCTCCGACGCACTGGAAAAAGTCTACGGGCGCCACCGCGCCGATACCCAGAAGGTGACCGGCGTGTACGCAGCAGCCTATGACTCGGCCGAAGGCTGGGAAAACCTCAAGACCGAGATCAACGCCTTCGCCGAAGCCCAGGGCCGCCGCCCGCGCGTGATGATCTCCAAGCTCGGCCAGGACGGCCACGACCGCGGTGCCAAGGTGGTGGCCACGGCCTTCGCCGACCTCGGCTTCGACGTCGACATGGGCCCGCTGTTCCAGACCCCCGAGGAATGCGCGCGCCAGGCCATCGAGAACGACGTGCATGCGGTCGGCGTGAGCACACTCGCCGCGGGCCACAAGACGCTGGTGCCGGCGATCATTGCCGAACTCAAGAAGCAGGGCGCGGACGACATCATCGTCTTCGTCGGCGGCGTGATTCCGCGGCAGGACTACGAGATGCTTTACGAGGCTGGCGTGAAGGGCATCTACGGGCCGGGCACGCCGATCCCGGCCAGCGCGAAGGACGTGCTGGAGCAGATCCGCAAGGCGGTCTCGTAA
- a CDS encoding GntR family transcriptional regulator, whose product MAALTLTPRALYEEVAELLRQRIFNRELAPGSWIDELKLAEEYGISRTPLREALKVLATEGLVTMKVRRGAYVTEVSERDLADVYHLLSLLESDAAGVVAARATDAQLEELQALHAELEAAVADREAFFAVNERFHMRLLEIADNRWRDQMVADLRKVMKLNRHNSLLKSGRIQESLQEHAEVMRALLARDAPAAMQRMQAHFRSGLEAAI is encoded by the coding sequence ATGGCTGCCTTGACCCTGACCCCCCGCGCGCTCTACGAAGAAGTGGCGGAACTGCTGCGCCAGCGCATCTTCAACCGCGAACTGGCGCCGGGCAGCTGGATCGACGAACTCAAGCTCGCCGAGGAATACGGCATCAGCCGCACACCGCTGCGCGAGGCGCTGAAGGTGCTGGCGACCGAGGGCCTGGTGACCATGAAGGTGCGGCGCGGCGCGTATGTGACCGAGGTGTCCGAACGCGACCTGGCCGACGTCTACCATCTCCTGAGCCTGCTGGAGAGCGACGCCGCGGGCGTGGTGGCTGCGCGCGCCACCGATGCGCAGCTCGAGGAATTGCAGGCCCTGCATGCCGAACTCGAAGCCGCCGTGGCGGATCGGGAGGCGTTCTTCGCCGTCAACGAACGCTTTCACATGCGCCTGCTCGAGATCGCCGACAACCGCTGGCGCGACCAGATGGTGGCCGACCTGCGCAAGGTGATGAAGCTCAACCGGCACAACTCGCTGCTCAAGTCCGGGCGGATCCAGGAATCCCTGCAGGAGCATGCCGAGGTCATGCGCGCACTGCTGGCACGCGACGCGCCGGCGGCGATGCAGCGCATGCAGGCGCATTTCCGAAGCGGTCTGGAAGCCGCGATCTGA
- a CDS encoding protoglobin domain-containing protein, which produces MTSAELLDKFSVFPRDVENIRAAGRMITPQLEAFVEQWYVWLRGQPEYAQFFPDGGNQARVSQLQVRHWQEFFAAEVNDFYVARRTHIGAVHAHIELPNDIYFAGMGRWFQLIIETLRSQGVPADELLDMSVSINKLIKLDTFLVIDTIARIARERIADHSRAMMEMSTPVTPIWEGILLLPLVGIIDSTRTAEIMNKTLTKIAESRSRVFVLDISGVASVDTGVANQLIKITKATRLMGCESIISGVSPSIARTMVELGVSIGEVKTTATLRDAFELALKAVGVVDLGHGHRAGIGH; this is translated from the coding sequence ATGACTTCAGCCGAACTCCTGGACAAGTTTTCCGTGTTTCCGCGTGACGTCGAGAACATCCGCGCCGCCGGCCGGATGATCACACCGCAACTCGAGGCCTTCGTCGAGCAATGGTACGTCTGGCTGCGCGGCCAGCCCGAGTACGCGCAGTTCTTTCCCGACGGCGGCAACCAGGCCCGCGTCAGCCAGTTGCAGGTCAGGCACTGGCAGGAATTCTTCGCCGCCGAAGTGAACGACTTCTACGTGGCGCGCCGCACCCACATCGGCGCGGTGCATGCCCACATCGAGCTGCCCAACGACATCTACTTCGCCGGCATGGGCCGCTGGTTCCAGTTGATCATCGAAACGCTGCGCAGCCAGGGCGTGCCGGCCGACGAACTGCTGGACATGTCCGTCTCGATCAACAAGCTCATCAAGCTCGACACCTTCCTGGTCATCGACACCATCGCCCGCATCGCGCGCGAACGCATCGCCGACCACAGCCGCGCCATGATGGAGATGTCCACCCCGGTCACGCCGATCTGGGAAGGCATCCTGCTGCTGCCGCTGGTGGGCATCATCGACTCCACGCGCACCGCCGAGATCATGAACAAGACGCTGACCAAGATCGCCGAGAGCCGCTCGCGCGTGTTCGTGCTCGACATCAGCGGCGTGGCCTCGGTCGACACCGGCGTGGCCAACCAGTTGATCAAGATCACCAAGGCCACGCGGCTGATGGGTTGCGAGTCGATCATCTCCGGCGTGTCGCCATCGATCGCGCGGACCATGGTCGAACTCGGTGTGTCGATCGGCGAAGTCAAGACCACCGCCACGCTGCGCGACGCGTTCGAACTCGCGCTCAAGGCCGTCGGCGTGGTCGACCTGGGCCACGGCCACCGCGCGGGTATCGGCCACTGA
- a CDS encoding STAS domain-containing protein, producing MSAQATAGVSMTQAQGCLVITLQADLTDEAFGGVHRAVTERLVESQLDAAIFDFSGVQILDAYEFDRFARLARVAGLLGARVVLVGLTPGIAAFLAHADVDTEGMRFCLQMEDAFALLARRQT from the coding sequence ATGTCCGCCCAAGCCACGGCCGGTGTATCCATGACCCAGGCCCAGGGTTGCCTGGTGATCACCCTGCAGGCCGATCTGACCGACGAGGCCTTCGGCGGCGTGCATCGGGCGGTGACCGAACGCCTGGTGGAAAGCCAGCTCGACGCGGCGATCTTCGATTTCTCCGGTGTGCAGATCCTCGACGCCTACGAGTTCGACCGCTTCGCCCGGCTGGCTCGGGTCGCCGGCCTGCTGGGTGCGCGCGTGGTGCTGGTCGGCCTGACCCCCGGCATTGCGGCCTTCCTGGCCCATGCCGACGTCGACACCGAGGGCATGCGCTTCTGCCTGCAGATGGAGGACGCCTTCGCCCTCCTCGCCAGGCGCCAGACTTAA